The following nucleotide sequence is from Mycobacterium sp. Z3061.
CTGCGCCTCCACCGCCATCCGCGCGGCGCCGGTCTTGAACTCCCGGAGTTCGAAGCTCCGGCTGATCGTCGCCTCAGGATGCACCCCGATCAGTTCGCCCTCCCGCAGCCGCTGCACGGCGACCGCGTAGGCATCGGCACCCATGCTGCGGTCCACCGGGATCAGCTGGATGTGCTTGATCACATAGTTGACCGCCTTCACCTCCTGCATTTCGGCCTTGATCATGAACCGCAACCGGCGCTTGCGTTCCTTGGCCGCAAGCGACGCGGGGATCCAGTCCACATAACTGGTGTGATTGAGCGCGATGATGCCGCCGCCCTGCGACGGGATGTTCTCCAGACCGTGGTAGGTAATCTTGTTTCCGTTCAACGCCATAGCGGTCGGAACGAGATACTCCAGCATCCGGAAGACTGGCTCGGCCATCTTTGGGTCTCCTTTTTCCCTACCGTGACTGACGCGGTGTCCGGCGTGCGGCCCTCGCCGCCGTCTCCTCAGCGTCCATTCGCGCGGCCTCGTCCAATGT
It contains:
- a CDS encoding 1-acyl-sn-glycerol-3-phosphate acyltransferase; this translates as MAEPVFRMLEYLVPTAMALNGNKITYHGLENIPSQGGGIIALNHTSYVDWIPASLAAKERKRRLRFMIKAEMQEVKAVNYVIKHIQLIPVDRSMGADAYAVAVQRLREGELIGVHPEATISRSFELREFKTGAARMAVEAQVPIIPMIVWGAHRIWPKDHPKKLVRSKIPITAAIGPPLAPGGDHEALNATLRQAMQAMLYWAQENYPHPPGEPWVPRRLGGSAPTPDESKEFRIAELAERARKRAQYDDAAKKRQKAGPTDNAGRP